In a genomic window of Leifsonia xyli subsp. cynodontis DSM 46306:
- a CDS encoding carbohydrate ABC transporter permease, producing the protein MTRKLRGNIVKAVFVTLLLIFTFFPVYWMLSSGGQSLVPQEFTFDNFAYVLTKGGFDVFLRNSAIVAVSVVLLSAAFALLASVAVARFKFKFRTAILFIVLTVQMVPLEALVIPLFVQVRDLGLLNQLLGLIIVYVALSLPFGIWMLRGFVAAVPVELEEAAYLAGASWWRMFRSVLFPLVMPGLVATSVFSFITAWNEFVFAMTLLGGATDNYTVAIGLKQFFGENANEWGYVMAASTIITLPVMIFFMVVQRRLSSGLVAGAVKG; encoded by the coding sequence GTGACGCGCAAGCTTCGCGGGAACATCGTCAAAGCGGTCTTCGTCACGCTGCTGCTGATCTTCACGTTCTTCCCGGTCTACTGGATGCTGTCGAGCGGTGGTCAGTCGCTCGTGCCGCAGGAGTTCACCTTCGACAACTTCGCGTATGTGCTCACCAAGGGCGGCTTCGATGTCTTCCTGCGCAACTCGGCCATCGTCGCGGTCTCCGTGGTGCTGCTGTCGGCGGCGTTCGCGCTTCTGGCATCGGTCGCGGTGGCCCGCTTCAAGTTCAAGTTCCGCACGGCCATCCTGTTCATCGTTCTGACCGTGCAGATGGTGCCGCTGGAGGCGCTGGTGATCCCGCTGTTCGTGCAGGTGCGCGATCTCGGGCTGTTGAACCAGCTGCTCGGCCTCATCATCGTCTATGTGGCCCTGTCGCTGCCGTTCGGCATCTGGATGCTGCGCGGCTTCGTGGCCGCGGTCCCGGTCGAGCTGGAGGAGGCCGCGTACCTCGCCGGCGCGAGCTGGTGGCGGATGTTCCGCTCGGTGCTGTTCCCGCTGGTCATGCCGGGCCTGGTCGCGACGAGTGTGTTCTCGTTCATCACCGCCTGGAACGAGTTCGTCTTCGCGATGACGCTGCTCGGCGGGGCGACCGACAATTACACGGTCGCGATCGGTCTCAAGCAGTTCTTCGGCGAGAACGCGAACGAGTGGGGCTATGTGATGGCGGCCTCCACCATCATCACCCTCCCGGTCATGATCTTCTTCATGGTGGTGCAGCGCCGGCTCTCCAGCGGCCTGGTCGCCGGAGCCGTCAAGGGATGA
- a CDS encoding extracellular solute-binding protein — translation MAKNAPDLVGKIGAVPIPGKESGISPSVLGGSHLSMFESAENKDLAWAFIKMMTTGTFEKKWTEQIGYFSGLNSLVKETMKTDDPLVKPFATQMVDGGASLPVSPNFGKVQAKQTTNTMIQAILSGQKTVDQATSDAAKEMTDLLNSK, via the coding sequence GTGGCCAAGAACGCGCCGGACCTCGTCGGCAAGATCGGCGCGGTGCCGATCCCGGGCAAGGAGAGCGGCATCAGCCCGTCGGTGCTCGGCGGCTCCCACCTGTCGATGTTCGAGTCGGCGGAGAACAAGGATCTCGCCTGGGCGTTCATCAAGATGATGACCACCGGGACGTTCGAGAAGAAGTGGACCGAGCAGATCGGCTACTTCTCCGGCCTCAACTCGCTGGTCAAGGAGACCATGAAGACGGACGACCCGCTGGTGAAGCCCTTCGCCACGCAGATGGTCGACGGCGGCGCCTCGCTGCCGGTCAGCCCGAACTTCGGCAAGGTCCAGGCCAAGCAGACGACCAACACGATGATCCAGGCGATCCTCTCCGGGCAGAAGACGGTCGATCAGGCCACGTCGGACGCCGCCAAGGAGATGACCGATCTGCTGAACAGCAAGTAG